A window of Bdellovibrionota bacterium genomic DNA:
CAATCGTGAAATGGTTCCATGAACAAGCCAACGAAGGCTATGCTCACGCCTCTATTATTGGTGAGAAGATAACAGCTTTGGGTGGTCATCCTTCATTAAAAGTGAGCCCCGTGCCGGAAACGAAGACTCATAAAGTACTCGATATCCTAAAAGAAAGCCTACAATTCGAAGAAAAAGCAGTAGAAAAATACAAAGAATTACTAAGATCTATTGATCCAGAGGATATCGCTCTCGAAGAACTCATTCGTGGAATGATTAAAATTGAAACTGAGCATATCGAAGAAGTTCATAAGATGCTTGCCGTCGAGAAAAATTAAACCAGAGAAAAATTAATCCGTTTCATTCTGAGACGTAAAATCAAAAACAAAATGTCAAACTGACAGACACCTGTTGTTTGTATATGCGTTTGTACATTTCATTAGCCTCCCAATTGTTTTAGGCCGGTATGACCTTTGCTTTATTAGTAAGTGTCCGGGGGGATACAATGTCTACAGCTTCATCTAAAAAAGTTATACCTATGTTACTTGCAACTGCGCTGGGCTCAACGCTTGTGACGTATCAAAACTGCGCACAAATGAAATTCAGTCCATCCGAACAAAAGGTAATTAATGAAAATCCATTTAGCTTTAACCCTAATGACTTTGTCGCTGGTGTTGATGCTATCGACGGAACTGTGCCAACGGAAAATCTAAGAGTGAACAGCGTACAAGAGGCGGCGCAAAGCTTTGTGAAAGACTGTTCACTTCAAGAAACATATGAAATAGAAAAAGAACAAGTACTCGAAGAAGTAAAAGCC
This region includes:
- a CDS encoding ferritin-like domain-containing protein, coding for MKNAKVIESLNHILELEVSGVVRYLHYALMITGPNRIPIVKWFHEQANEGYAHASIIGEKITALGGHPSLKVSPVPETKTHKVLDILKESLQFEEKAVEKYKELLRSIDPEDIALEELIRGMIKIETEHIEEVHKMLAVEKN